One Paenisporosarcina sp. FSL H8-0542 genomic region harbors:
- a CDS encoding sugar ABC transporter permease: protein MSNKKSRIIRLTLSYLAILAMVAVVVYPLLWVIGSSFNPGQSLSGSKMFPDNPTFKHYDFLFDTEKSNYLLWYWNSMKISVITMVLTVISVSFTAYAFSRYRFYGRKNGLLTFLILQMIPNFAALIAIFVLAIRTGLIDTHFGLILVYVGGQIPMNTYLMKGYLDTIPRELDESAKMDGAGHMRIFFQIVMPLAKPIIAVVALFSFIAPLGDFILARILLRDDQKFTLAVGLYEMVAKQFGNEFTKFAAGAVLVAIPIAILFLMFQKYFVSGLTAGGTKG from the coding sequence ATGAGTAATAAAAAAAGCAGAATCATCCGCCTCACGTTATCTTATTTAGCTATTTTAGCGATGGTTGCCGTTGTTGTGTATCCATTGCTATGGGTTATTGGATCTTCATTTAATCCAGGTCAAAGTTTATCAGGATCAAAAATGTTTCCCGATAATCCAACATTCAAACATTATGATTTCTTGTTTGATACAGAGAAATCCAATTACCTTCTTTGGTATTGGAATTCCATGAAAATAAGTGTCATTACGATGGTTTTAACGGTTATCTCTGTGTCATTTACAGCTTATGCCTTTTCACGATACCGTTTCTATGGAAGAAAGAACGGCTTGCTGACATTTTTAATCCTGCAAATGATTCCAAACTTTGCAGCATTAATCGCAATTTTCGTATTAGCCATCCGTACAGGTTTGATTGATACTCATTTTGGATTAATTCTTGTGTATGTAGGTGGACAAATACCGATGAATACGTATCTGATGAAAGGTTATTTGGACACCATTCCTAGAGAACTGGATGAATCTGCAAAAATGGATGGTGCCGGTCATATGCGCATCTTCTTCCAAATTGTTATGCCTTTGGCTAAACCAATCATTGCAGTTGTTGCATTGTTCTCGTTCATTGCACCTTTGGGTGATTTCATCCTCGCACGGATTTTACTACGCGATGATCAGAAATTTACACTTGCAGTAGGGCTATACGAAATGGTGGCCAAGCAGTTTGGTAATGAATTCACAAAGTTCGCAGCAGGTGCAGTATTAGTTGCAATTCCTATCGCGATTCTGTTCTTGATGTTCCAAAAATATTTCGTATCTGGTCTAACAGCAGGCGGGACAAAAGGTTAA
- a CDS encoding LacI family DNA-binding transcriptional regulator, producing MAITIKDVAKLSNVAPSTVSRVIANNPRISEKTKIKVRAAMDELGYHPNFIARSLANQSTRVLGLVLPNSTDVFFQNPFFPTVLRGLSDGANERHYALQINTGNTDEEIFDGVVQMVQGGRVDGVILLYSRIEDKVLNYLRERNFPFVVIGKPFKDVEQITYVDNDNYKATKEATSYLLSLGHKQIGFIGGDLNFVVTVERLLGFEKALGEAGLQSNDDYIIHSQFLREGGQEAIGKLINLEEPPTALVVADDLIALGVLNTLLEMNISVPEDMSIISFNNVLFTELSHPPLTSVDINIFEIGYQAAKSMIQLLENPNEPVKRIIVDHEIIKRCSCSESTKKYL from the coding sequence TTGGCCATCACAATCAAAGACGTTGCCAAACTATCAAATGTGGCACCTTCAACCGTGTCGAGGGTCATTGCGAATAACCCTCGAATCAGTGAAAAAACTAAAATTAAAGTAAGAGCTGCTATGGATGAGCTAGGCTATCATCCGAATTTTATCGCTCGCAGTTTAGCTAATCAGTCAACAAGAGTCCTTGGATTGGTTTTGCCAAACTCAACAGATGTATTCTTCCAGAATCCATTTTTCCCGACAGTATTGAGAGGGTTAAGTGACGGAGCAAATGAACGACATTATGCCTTGCAGATCAATACGGGAAATACAGATGAAGAGATTTTTGACGGGGTTGTACAAATGGTGCAGGGTGGCCGTGTTGACGGAGTCATCCTTTTATATTCCCGGATTGAAGACAAGGTCTTGAATTATTTGAGAGAAAGAAATTTTCCTTTTGTCGTAATAGGAAAACCGTTTAAAGATGTGGAGCAAATTACATATGTAGATAACGATAACTATAAAGCGACAAAAGAAGCGACGAGTTACTTGCTGAGCCTGGGTCATAAACAAATAGGTTTTATTGGTGGAGATCTGAACTTCGTGGTGACGGTCGAGCGGTTACTTGGTTTTGAAAAAGCTCTAGGTGAAGCTGGTCTTCAAAGCAACGACGATTATATTATACACAGTCAGTTTTTACGTGAAGGTGGGCAAGAGGCTATTGGGAAGCTCATCAATCTGGAAGAACCTCCTACCGCTTTGGTGGTGGCTGATGATTTAATTGCACTTGGCGTTTTGAATACATTGTTGGAAATGAATATTTCCGTCCCTGAAGACATGTCGATCATCAGCTTCAATAATGTGCTTTTTACTGAACTGTCCCATCCACCTTTAACCTCAGTTGATATCAATATTTTCGAAATCGGCTATCAGGCGGCAAAAAGTATGATTCAACTATTGGAAAATCCAAATGAACCAGTTAAGAGGATCATAGTGGACCATGAAATCATTAAACGTTGCTCATGTTCTGAAAGCACAAAAAAATATCTGTGA
- a CDS encoding sugar ABC transporter permease: protein MEGLTTATHHRRNATLLSIIPGFGQFYNKQFIKGMIFLILAASFAIVFSEFLGVGYWGIVTLGEIAGLDNSVFLLIDGIIALIITIMGLCVYAFNLYDAYHNGKKRDLGESVNSVRQQYHNLINNGFPYLMISPGFFLLIFVVIFPILFVILLAFTNYDLYHSPPGNLVDWVGFQNFIDIYKLDIWRKTFFAVLAWTIVWTFVATTFQVALGIFLAILVNQKDLKGKAIIRTIMILPWAVPSFITILIFSGMFNETFGVINKSILPLIGLEAGLPWMTNEMWTRFALIMIQTWLGFPFIFAMTTGVLQSIPDELYEAANVDGASIMQKFFSITLPLVLYATAPIIITQYTFNFNNFNVIFLFNGGGPAIPSQNAGGTDILISWIYRLTMTSAQYGKAAAVTMILSIIVISVALWQFKRTKSFQEEDMM from the coding sequence ATGGAAGGTTTAACAACTGCTACTCATCATCGAAGAAATGCCACATTGCTCTCCATCATTCCTGGATTCGGACAGTTTTACAATAAGCAATTTATTAAAGGAATGATCTTTTTAATTTTAGCGGCATCGTTTGCCATCGTTTTTTCTGAGTTTTTAGGAGTAGGTTATTGGGGCATTGTCACTTTAGGGGAAATTGCTGGATTAGATAATTCAGTATTCCTGTTAATCGATGGCATCATTGCTTTAATTATCACCATCATGGGTCTATGTGTATATGCGTTTAATTTATATGACGCTTACCATAACGGAAAGAAACGTGATCTAGGTGAATCGGTAAACTCGGTAAGACAGCAATACCATAACTTAATAAATAATGGATTTCCCTACTTAATGATCTCACCAGGATTCTTCCTCTTGATTTTTGTTGTTATTTTCCCAATATTATTTGTCATACTTTTGGCATTTACCAATTACGATTTGTACCATTCACCACCAGGAAATTTAGTGGACTGGGTTGGATTCCAAAACTTTATTGATATTTATAAACTGGACATTTGGAGAAAAACATTCTTTGCTGTACTTGCTTGGACCATTGTATGGACTTTCGTTGCTACAACTTTCCAAGTAGCTTTAGGGATCTTCCTAGCGATTCTTGTTAATCAAAAGGATTTGAAAGGAAAAGCAATCATTCGTACAATCATGATTTTACCGTGGGCTGTTCCATCGTTCATCACAATATTGATTTTCTCGGGTATGTTCAACGAAACTTTCGGTGTCATCAATAAATCCATCCTTCCCTTAATTGGGCTGGAAGCTGGGTTGCCTTGGATGACGAATGAAATGTGGACGAGATTTGCGTTAATTATGATTCAGACATGGTTAGGATTCCCGTTCATTTTTGCGATGACAACAGGGGTTCTTCAATCCATTCCTGATGAATTGTATGAAGCAGCAAATGTGGACGGCGCATCCATCATGCAAAAGTTCTTCTCGATTACGTTGCCGTTAGTGTTGTATGCGACGGCGCCAATTATCATTACTCAATATACATTCAATTTTAATAACTTTAACGTTATTTTCCTGTTCAACGGGGGAGGTCCTGCGATTCCGAGCCAAAATGCCGGGGGTACCGATATCCTCATATCCTGGATCTATCGTTTGACCATGACCAGTGCACAATACGGAAAAGCGGCTGCTGTCACCATGATTCTTTCAATCATTGTCATCTCCGTAGCGTTGTGGCAATTTAAACGCACGAAATCTTTCCAAGAGGAGGATATGATGTAA
- a CDS encoding SH3 domain-containing protein translates to MTKFQLRQNGQILVALFLLLSLILPSSIQAEGENVQSTVSNLHLRSGPGLAYPIIASMNMGDQMLVLEQQGDWLKVRRGTSEGWVASWYTKQLGEKKQATGQLVVSKVDRLNVRSQPSIDAAVLAKLSAGDQATLLTDHGKWVEISFNQVKGFVAKEYITVQTNDSKPSKQSAKKENQFEVSVDSLNVRSKPDLTAKKVANVNKGERFKIIEKQHNWVNIELSPNEHGWVYSFYGTLTTTASTASSEKPKQEQGSKKTKIKNIFIVYNGTNLRSTPDTSGEVVYRANAGESFETIGQTGDWYEVITPNGTKGYVANWVISTDASEKETHQQKSESTRKKGTLNGLTIVVDPGHGGNDHGTTGARGTDEKGITLRTSELLASKLQSAGANVVMTRDSDVYVDLRKRVAIGHQLAADAFISVHYDATDSSAINGFTTYYMHGYQKGLAQSVHRSLGNTISLRDRGAQPGNYLVLRENRQQAILIELGFLSNPSEERAVTTEQFREQASLGIYNGVVNYFDDQLE, encoded by the coding sequence ATGACAAAATTTCAACTTCGACAAAATGGGCAAATTTTAGTAGCACTATTTTTATTATTATCTCTTATCCTACCTTCATCTATACAAGCTGAAGGTGAAAATGTCCAGTCGACTGTATCAAATTTACATTTACGTTCAGGACCGGGACTTGCCTATCCGATTATTGCTTCTATGAACATGGGCGATCAAATGCTAGTTCTTGAACAACAGGGTGATTGGTTAAAGGTTCGTCGTGGAACTTCTGAGGGATGGGTTGCATCTTGGTACACGAAGCAATTGGGTGAAAAGAAACAAGCGACCGGACAACTTGTTGTTTCTAAAGTAGACAGATTGAATGTCCGTTCCCAACCTTCGATTGATGCAGCAGTCCTAGCAAAACTTTCTGCAGGCGATCAAGCGACACTGTTGACTGATCATGGAAAATGGGTTGAGATTTCCTTTAATCAAGTTAAAGGTTTTGTTGCGAAAGAATACATAACGGTTCAAACAAACGATTCTAAGCCTTCAAAGCAAAGCGCGAAGAAAGAAAATCAGTTCGAAGTTTCAGTTGATAGTCTTAACGTCCGTTCCAAACCAGATTTAACAGCAAAAAAAGTTGCCAACGTCAATAAAGGGGAACGATTTAAAATTATTGAAAAACAACACAATTGGGTGAATATCGAACTTTCACCTAATGAACATGGCTGGGTCTATTCTTTTTATGGAACGTTGACTACGACTGCCAGTACTGCTTCTTCCGAGAAGCCGAAACAAGAACAAGGTAGTAAAAAAACGAAAATCAAAAATATCTTTATTGTATACAATGGTACGAATTTGCGTTCCACTCCTGACACATCGGGTGAAGTCGTCTATCGTGCAAATGCTGGCGAATCATTTGAAACAATCGGACAAACTGGAGATTGGTACGAAGTAATCACGCCAAATGGCACGAAAGGCTATGTTGCCAATTGGGTAATCTCTACCGATGCCTCTGAAAAAGAAACACACCAACAGAAATCAGAATCAACACGTAAAAAAGGCACATTAAATGGATTAACCATCGTTGTCGATCCTGGGCATGGTGGAAATGATCACGGCACTACAGGAGCCAGAGGGACGGATGAAAAAGGGATTACACTTCGCACATCTGAACTTTTGGCAAGCAAATTACAGTCTGCAGGTGCCAATGTCGTCATGACACGCGATTCCGATGTCTATGTTGACTTACGAAAACGCGTGGCTATCGGCCATCAACTCGCTGCAGATGCTTTTATCAGTGTTCATTATGACGCAACCGACAGCAGTGCGATTAATGGGTTCACTACTTATTACATGCATGGCTATCAAAAAGGACTTGCTCAAAGTGTCCATCGATCCCTTGGGAACACAATTTCCTTGCGTGACCGCGGTGCTCAGCCTGGAAATTATCTTGTACTGCGAGAAAATCGTCAGCAAGCGATCTTGATTGAACTTGGTTTCCTGAGTAATCCATCAGAAGAACGTGCAGTGACGACTGAACAATTCAGAGAACAAGCATCTTTGGGCATTTACAATGGAGTCGTCAATTATTTCGATGATCAATTGGAATAG
- the hisS gene encoding histidine--tRNA ligase produces the protein MSINVPRGTKDLLPGETEKWQAVEELIRDTCRLFQYKEIRTPIFEHTELFTRSVGDTTDIVQKEMYTFTDRGDRSLTLRPEGTASVVRSFVENKLFGLPNQPVKLYYMGPMFRYERQQAGRYRQFVQFGVEAIGSKDPAIDAEVMALAMNVYKKAGLKKIKLVLNSLGDTESRQAHRDALIAHFAPHIQEFCSDCQNRLQKNPLRILDCKVDRENPLMGTAPQLPDYLNEESLTYFEKVKYYLDILSIKYELDPNLVRGLDYYNHTAFEIMSEGEGFGAITTLCGGGRYNGLVEELGGPDSPGIGFGMSIERLLLALEAEGESYTNNESLDVYVVAMGEAAKDKAVSFVSQLRQNNISAEMDYLDRKVKAQMKSADRLNAKFSVVIGDNELATGKVSLKYLANGTQQELAFDEIVEQFEEIATRAMEELA, from the coding sequence ATGTCGATTAATGTGCCAAGAGGAACAAAAGATTTACTGCCAGGTGAAACAGAAAAGTGGCAAGCAGTTGAAGAATTAATTCGGGATACGTGTCGGTTGTTTCAGTATAAAGAAATCCGTACACCTATTTTTGAACATACTGAACTGTTCACGCGAAGTGTAGGAGATACGACAGATATCGTACAAAAAGAAATGTACACGTTTACCGACAGAGGCGACCGCTCCTTAACTTTACGCCCTGAGGGAACAGCATCAGTCGTACGTTCATTTGTAGAAAATAAATTATTCGGACTGCCTAATCAACCGGTTAAATTATATTACATGGGTCCGATGTTCCGATATGAGCGTCAACAAGCGGGTCGCTACCGTCAATTCGTACAATTCGGCGTTGAAGCAATCGGAAGTAAAGATCCAGCAATTGATGCTGAAGTCATGGCACTTGCTATGAATGTCTATAAAAAAGCAGGATTGAAGAAAATTAAATTGGTTCTCAATTCTTTAGGTGATACAGAAAGCCGACAAGCTCACCGTGATGCATTAATTGCTCACTTTGCTCCTCACATCCAAGAGTTTTGTTCGGACTGTCAAAACCGTCTGCAAAAAAATCCACTTCGTATTCTTGATTGCAAAGTAGACCGTGAGAATCCATTAATGGGTACAGCTCCTCAATTACCGGACTACTTAAATGAAGAATCTCTAACTTATTTTGAAAAAGTAAAATACTACCTTGATATTTTATCGATTAAATATGAACTCGATCCGAATTTAGTACGTGGTCTTGATTATTACAATCACACAGCTTTTGAAATCATGAGTGAAGGTGAAGGCTTTGGCGCAATAACGACTCTTTGTGGCGGTGGCCGTTATAATGGGTTAGTCGAAGAACTAGGTGGACCAGATTCTCCTGGGATTGGCTTTGGAATGAGTATCGAACGATTATTATTGGCATTGGAAGCAGAAGGTGAATCGTACACAAATAACGAATCCCTCGACGTTTATGTGGTAGCAATGGGTGAAGCTGCGAAAGATAAAGCCGTTTCATTCGTTTCCCAACTTCGTCAAAACAATATTTCAGCGGAAATGGATTACTTAGACCGTAAAGTGAAAGCGCAAATGAAATCGGCAGATCGTCTGAACGCAAAATTCTCAGTAGTTATCGGAGATAATGAACTGGCAACGGGCAAAGTTTCACTGAAATATTTAGCAAATGGTACGCAGCAGGAATTGGCATTCGATGAAATTGTTGAACAATTTGAAGAAATCGCAACTAGAGCAATGGAGGAATTAGCATGA